A single region of the Asterias amurensis chromosome 19, ASM3211899v1 genome encodes:
- the LOC139951692 gene encoding E3 ubiquitin-protein ligase TRIM56-like, protein MASVSTVLKEIGQDFLECGICFERYTNPKILSCVHSFCELCLVQYYGNQKVKPCPVCQQETRLPVPGGIGGLKTNGFIITLREKVELQEKVAKLSAKARRTCELCTQKEVTHHCLNCSQNICQGCMNIHRRIKVSADHTVGTLKDIGEGKVTLPPEVQKEYTCNTHKGEINRFYCETCHVLICHVCTVVNHCKPEHQYIDCATASSKYKRGFKELFPTITNEIKHVEECLDIACKAQQQFERKVSQTVQEVNKGADWARDKVKAEQDRILREIRVLKEDRSTAFDEQIKTMQSLLQRKQDTLTIARDVTNKGSDSDFLSLFPIIDQDLTFLKSNKVPPQIDASFHYQRLDQTGSIKLGNLEVGTKRKLRGHQEISFFF, encoded by the coding sequence ATGGCGAGTGTATCTACAGTACTCAAGGAAATTGGTCAAGACTTTTTGGAATGTGGTATCTGTTTCGAACGTTACACAAATCCCAAAATCCTCAGTTGCGTTCACAGCTTCTGCGAGTTATGTTTGGTTCAATACTATGGCAACCAAAAGGTAAAACCTTGTCCAGTGTGTCAACAGGAGACACGACTACCAGTGCCCGGGGGCATCGGTGGCCTCAAGACCAATGGGTTCATAATAACACTGAGGGAAAAAGTCGAGCTCCAGGAGAAGGTTGCCAAACTATCAGCCAAAGCACGACGCACTTGTGAATTATGTACTCAGAAGGAGGTTACACATCATTGTTTAAACTGCTCTCAGAATATCTGCCAGGGCTGCATGAACATTCACAGGCGAATCAAAGTTTCAGCTGATCACACAGTCGGAACCTTGAAAGATATTGGCGAGGGAAAGGTTACCCTACCACCAGAGGTACAGAAGGAGTATACATGTAACACGCACAAGGGTGAGATCAATCGATTCTACTGTGAGACATGTCATGTCTTGATTTGTCACGTCTGTACTGTTGTAAACCATTGCAAACCAGAGCATCAGTACATTGATTGCGCCACAGCGTCTTCCAAATATAAGAGGGGTTTTAAAGAACTATTTCCCACCATTACCAATGAAATCAAACATGTTGAAGAATGTTTAGATATTGCATGCAAAGCTCAGCAACAATTTGAAAGGAAAGTTTCACAAACAGTGCAAGAGGTGAATAAGGGAGCAGATTGGGCGAGGGACAAAGTGAAAGCCGAACAAGACCGAATTCTTCGAGAGATCCGGGTCCTAAAGGAGGATCGCAGCACAGCATTTGacgaacaaataaaaacaatgcaaTCTTTGCTTCAGAGGAAGCAAGATACGCTGACCATCGCAAGAGATGTCACAAACAAAGGCTCAGATAGTGACTTTCTGTCTTTATTTCCAATCATCGACCAAGATTTgactttcttaaaaagtaataaaGTCCCACCTCAGATTGACGCTAGTTTCCACTATCAGCGGCTCGATCAGACTGGTTCCATCAAACTAGGCAACCTGGAAGTCGGAACTAAGAGGAAGCTGCGTGGTCACCAAGAAATATCTTTTTTCTtctaa
- the LOC139951857 gene encoding uncharacterized protein, with translation MASVSTVLKEIGQDFLECGICFERYTNPKILSCVHSFCELCLVQYYGNQKVKPCPVCQQETRLPVPGGIGGLKTNGFIITLREKVELQEKVAKLSAKARRTCELCTQKEVTHHCLNCSQNICQGCMNIHRRIKVSADHTVGTLKDIGEGKVTLPPEVQKEYTCNTHKGEINRFYCETCHVLICHVCTVVNHCKPEHQYIDCATASSKYKRGFKELFPTITNEIKHVEECLDIACKAQQQFERKVSQTVQEVNKGADWARDKVKAEQDRILREIRVLKEDRSTAFDEQIKTMQSLLQRKQDTLTIARDVTNKGSDSDFLSLFPIIDQDLTFLKSNKVPPQIDASFHYQRLDQTGSIKLGNLEVGTKRKLRGHQEIYLTFLKSNKVPPQIDASFHYQRLDQTGSIKLGNLEVGTKWKLRGDVSRNWMAGELCYDVAALPGDRLAVTTASRPGSHDRKFVICSTDGDFEKTIPVKGRCLNGITSFRNGLMVAAEDGCVQIYNEDFATTSQLQYGDKKSGTKGDSTMLDELLDDLFDPYTCICVKKDGTIFVGHSKENVITLIHRPGGKPIYTTRISLPKSPQFLATDCNDRVVVSCGTDHQVIVIDDQGATLVTIKPTMNGHPVNYCRGVCCDGSDIYVAVCNRSGHIHRYDGDGKFLTCIIQGLHCPRGITFTEDGQHLAVIDDAEVQLYHRVSVNYVT, from the exons ATGGCGAGTGTATCTACAGTACTCAAGGAAATTGGTCAAGACTTTTTGGAATGTGGTATCTGTTTCGAACGTTACACAAATCCCAAAATCCTCAGTTGCGTTCACAGCTTCTGCGAGTTATGTTTGGTTCAATACTATGGCAACCAAAAGGTAAAACCTTGTCCAGTGTGTCAACAGGAGACACGACTACCAGTGCCCGGGGGCATCGGTGGCCTCAAGACCAATGGGTTCATAATAACACTGAGGGAAAAAGTCGAGCTCCAGGAGAAGGTTGCCAAACTATCAGCCAAAGCACGACGCACTTGTGAATTATGTACTCAGAAGGAGGTTACACATCATTGTTTAAACTGCTCTCAGAATATCTGCCAGGGCTGCATGAACATTCACAGGCGAATCAAAGTTTCAGCTGATCACACAGTCGGAACCTTGAAAGATATTGGCGAGGGAAAGGTTACCCTACCACCAGAGGTACAGAAGGAGTATACATGTAACACGCACAAGGGTGAGATCAATCGATTCTACTGTGAGACATGTCATGTCTTGATTTGTCACGTCTGTACTGTTGTAAACCATTGCAAACCAGAGCATCAGTACATTGATTGCGCCACAGCGTCTTCCAAATATAAGAGGGGTTTTAAAGAACTATTTCCCACCATTACCAATGAAATCAAACATGTTGAAGAATGTTTAGATATTGCATGCAAAGCTCAGCAACAATTTGAAAGGAAAGTTTCACAAACAGTGCAAGAGGTGAATAAGGGAGCAGATTGGGCGAGGGACAAAGTGAAAGCCGAACAAGACCGAATTCTTCGAGAGATCCGGGTCCTAAAGGAGGATCGCAGCACAGCATTTGacgaacaaataaaaacaatgcaaTCTTTGCTTCAGAGGAAGCAAGATACGCTGACCATCGCAAGAGATGTCACAAACAAAGGCTCAGATAGTGACTTTCTGTCTTTATTTCCAATCATCGACCAAGATTTgactttcttaaaaagtaataaaGTCCCACCTCAGATTGACGCTAGTTTCCACTATCAGCGGCTCGATCAGACTGGTTCCATCAAACTAGGCAACCTGGAAGTCGGAACTAAGAGGAAGCTGCGTGGTCACCAAGAAATAT ATTTgactttcttaaaaagtaataaaGTCCCACCTCAGATTGACGCAAGTTTCCACTATCAGCGGCTCGATCAGACTGGTTCCATCAAACTAGGCAACCTGGAAGTCGGAACTAAGTGGAAGCTGCGTGGTGACGTCAGTCGGAATTGGATGGCGGGGGAGCTTTGTTATGATGTAGCAGCTCTGCCAGGTGACAGACTTGCAGTAACTACCGCATCCAGGCCCGGTTCCCATGATAGAAAATTCGTTATTTGCAGTACTGATGGTGACTTTGAGAAAACTATTCCAGTGAAGGGAC GTTGTCTAAATGGCATAACATCTTTTCGCAATGGCTTAATGGTGGCTGCTGAGGACGGATGTGTCCAGATCTACAACGAGGATTTCGCAACGACCTCTCAGCTTCAATATGGAGACAAAAAGAGTGGGACAAA AGGAGATTCCACGATGTTGGACGAGTTGCTTGATGATTTATTCGATCCATACACGTGCATTTGTGTGAAGAAAGACGGCACTATTTTTGTAGGACATTCCAAGGAGAACGTGATAACCTTAATACATCGTCCTGGCGGTAAGCCAATATACACTACCCGTATATCACTGCCGAAGTCACCGCAGTTCTTGGCCACTGACTGCAATGACAGAGTGGTTGTCAGTTGTGGTACTGACCACCAAGTTATTGTTATCGATGACCAAGGTGCTACCCTAGTCACCATCAAACCCACCATGAATGGTCATCCTGTCAACTACTGCAGGGGCGTATGCTGCGACGGCTCAGACATCTACGTTGCAGTTTGCAACCGTTCTGGACATATCCATCGTTATGATGGTGATGGGAAGTTCCTCACCTGTATTATTCAAGGTCTGCACTGTCCAAGGGGAATCACATTCACGGAAGATGGGCAACACTTGGCAGTAATAGACGATGCAGAAGTACAACTTTACCATAGGGTATCAGTCAACTACGTTACCTAA
- the LOC139951685 gene encoding tripartite motif-containing protein 2-like, translating to MASVSAVLKEIGQDFLECGICFERYTNPEILSCVHSFCEKCLVQYYGNQKVKPCPVCQQETRLPVPGGIGGLKTNGFIITLREKVELQEKVAKLSAKARRTCELCTEKEVTHHCLNCSQNICQGCMNIHRRIKVSADHTVGTLKDIRGGKVTLPPEVQKEYTCNTHKGEINRFYCETCHILICHVCTVVNHCKPEHQYIDCASASSKYKRGFKVLFPTITNEIKHVEECLDLACKAQQQFERKVSQTVQEVNKGADWARDKVKAEQDRILREIRVLKEDRSTAFDEQIKTMQSLLQRKQDTLTIARDVTNKGSDSDFLSLFPIIDQDLTFLKSNKVPPQIDASFHYQRLDQTGSIKLGNLEVGTKWKLRGDVSRNWMAGELCYDVAALPGDRLAVTTASRPGSHDRKFVICSTDGDFEKTIPVKGRCLNGITSFRNGLMVAAEDGCVQIYNEDFATTSQLQYGDKKSGTKGDSTMLDELLDDLFDPYTCICVKKDGTIFVGHSKENVITLIHRPGGKPIYTTRISLPKSPQFLATDCNDRVVVSCGTDHQVIVIDDQGATLVTIKPTMNGHPVNYCRGVCCDGSDIYVAVCNRSGHIHRYDGDGKFLTCIIQGLHCPRGITFTEDGQHLAVIDDAEVQLYHRVSVNYVT from the exons ATGGCGAGTGTATCTGCAGTACTCAAGGAAATTGGTCAAGACTTTTTGGAATGTGGTATTTGTTTTGAACGTTACACAAATCCCGAAATCCTCAGTTGCGTTCACAGCTTCTGTGAAAAATGTTTGGTTCAATACTATGGCAACCAAAAGGTAAAACCTTGTCCAGTGTGTCAACAGGAGACACGACTACCAGTGCCCGGGGGCATCGGTGGCCTCAAGACCAATGGGTTCATAATAACACTGAGGGAAAAAGTCGAGCTCCAGGAGAAGGTTGCCAAACTATCAGCCAAAGCACGACGCACTTGTGAATTATGTACTGAGAAGGAGGTTACACATCATTGTTTAAACTGCTCTCAGAATATCTGCCAGGGCTGCATGAACATTCACAGGCGAATCAAAGTTTCAGCTGATCACACAGTCGGAACTTTGAAAGATATTCGCGGGGGAAAAGTTACCCTACCACCAGAGGTACAGAAGGAGTATACATGTAACACGCACAAGGGTGAGATCAATCGATTCTACTGTGAGACATGTCATATCTTGATTTGTCACGTCTGTACTGTTGTAAACCATTGCAAACCCGAGCATCAGTACATTGATTGCGCATCAGCTTCTTCCAAATATAAGAGGGGTTTTAAAGTACTATTTCCCACCATTACCAATGAAATCAAACATGTTGAAGAATGTTTAGATCTTGCATGCAAAGCTCAGCAACAATTTGAAAGGAAAGTTTCACAAACAGTGCAAGAGGTGAATAAGGGAGCAGATTGGGCGAGGGACAAAGTGAAAGCCGAACAAGACCGAATTCTTCGAGAGATCCGGGTCCTAAAGGAGGATCGCAGCACAGCATTTGacgaacaaataaaaacaatgcaaTCTTTGCTTCAGAGGAAGCAAGATACGCTGACCATCGCAAGAGATGTCACAAACAAAGGCTCAGATAGTGACTTTCTGTCTTTATTTCCAATCATCGACCAAGATTTgactttcttaaaaagtaataaaGTCCCACCTCAGATTGACGCAAGTTTCCACTATCAGCGGCTCGATCAGACTGGTTCCATCAAACTAGGCAACCTGGAAGTCGGAACTAAGTGGAAGCTGCGTGGTGACGTCAGTCGGAATTGGATGGCGGGGGAGCTTTGTTATGATGTAGCAGCTCTGCCAGGTGACAGACTTGCAGTAACTACCGCATCCAGGCCCGGTTCCCATGATAGAAAATTCGTTATTTGCAGTACTGATGGTGACTTTGAGAAAACTATTCCAGTGAAGGGAC GTTGTCTAAATGGCATAACATCTTTTCGCAATGGCTTAATGGTGGCTGCTGAGGACGGATGTGTCCAGATCTACAACGAGGATTTCGCAACGACCTCTCAGCTTCAATATGGAGACAAAAAGAGTGGGACAAA AGGAGATTCCACGATGTTGGACGAGTTGCTTGATGATTTATTCGATCCATACACGTGCATTTGTGTGAAGAAAGACGGCACTATTTTTGTAGGACATTCCAAGGAGAACGTGATAACCTTAATACATCGTCCTGGCGGTAAGCCAATATACACTACCCGTATATCACTGCCGAAGTCACCGCAGTTCTTGGCCACTGACTGCAATGACAGAGTGGTTGTCAGTTGTGGTACTGACCACCAAGTTATTGTTATCGATGACCAAGGTGCTACCCTAGTCACCATCAAACCCACCATGAATGGTCATCCTGTCAACTACTGCAGGGGCGTATGCTGCGACGGCTCAGACATCTACGTTGCAGTTTGCAACCGTTCTGGACATATCCATCGTTATGATGGTGATGGGAAGTTCCTCACCTGTATTATTCAAGGTCTGCACTGTCCAAGGGGAATCACATTCACGGAAGATGGGCAACACTTGGCAGTAATAGACGATGCAGAAGTACAACTTTACCATAGGGTATCAGTCAACTACGTTACCTAA